DNA sequence from the Thunnus maccoyii chromosome 7, fThuMac1.1, whole genome shotgun sequence genome:
CCTGTATGAAATCCACCCACTACATATAGATCAAAAAactcaggacagaatcattcctatacaaatgctgtctAAATAATTCACTTACAGTAATCAATAGTCCGCTTACAGTGtacattttgggtcttttcatacatgaaaacatggaggggaaaattaaaattacagtaactctatttttatttaccttactcccatgatacacatATGATATTGTAATTAGCGGCTGCAGCACCATTCCTCTCATTGACTGGCTTCCACCCTAACACTGCTCGCTTTCCTCATCCACTTTCTAGCTTGCTTGACCactgcttttctctttctctctctatctccatctttctctcatcttaaaatgagtcaggaaggcGTCAGCAGCAAATCAAGCgcttgaaacagctgtactgtattttgaaacgGCTACAGTAAACAGCAAAGCTggccatttcattacttttttattcatgtaataaatatacaaatgtcaattagatggtagtctgcatgagaaataaagaaaaagaaaaaaaaatcagttataataatcacCCGCTTATAGTGATTAATTTGACCCAGACGGATGTGATActaagcggtttccactgtactaaCTAGCTGACTAGCCAGCCAGCAAGTGTAAACGAACAAAAGAGATAGAAATAATGTTATTGACAGCTCTTTACATACTTTGCCTCTTAAGTATTTTGAAACGATCATATCAGTAGGCATAGATTATTGTTCATAATCagttaatgtcagtgaaaaggTCACATTGTGTTGATCATAACTCAATTTTATATCCCTCAATTCCTCAACATGTAAATGGATGTACGAAATTTCTTCAAAAAGGTGGCAGCTCTGCTGAAGGCCAGTCAGGTGAGAAGATTTTGCCAgttcagacaaatacaaatttaaagcCTTGAGTTCttgtaaatctgagtttaataaaataacgtGTTACAAAAAGCAggcgaggagagggagaggaggaagatggaggagactgATAGGGCTGAAGGAGCAGGTCTGATGGAGGTTAGTGATCAAGAAGAAAGTGAGTGGGAGTTGTTTGAGCTGTCAGTTAAAATTAATACtcaattttatgacatttttttagGCCTATTACTCATACTAGGCATAAACTAGCcaaaatgattttatgacatttttaaatttagagGTTCGCACATCATCCTCCTCCCAGTCCCCCCAGTAAAGGCTTAGCCCCCCTAACCATAAATCTCTAGTGACGCCCCTGGATATCAGACATTGACACACAGACCTGAGACCCACAGCAATACAACTAGACCCCCTACCTGAAGTCTGAACAGAATTTGGAATCAGTGCCAATCAGGTCCTGGGTCAGGTCTTGGCTACTAGCAACCGGGTAGACCTGTGAGGATCTCTACTGCCAAAAATTGTCTCTAATTCTCCGTGGGTTGGACACCATGAACAACCCCTTTCACACTACACCATGGTCATTTGATCTCTTGTTAATGTGAAAAACATGGATTTTTGTAGCATTGAAGTATAAACTCAATATTACAACACTCTTGGTAAGTATGTAAAGTACAGTACACATTGTGTAGCCCAGTACAATAATCCAGGCAGATGTTGGGAAGCTATGTTGCGaggaaaaacagtgaaaagctTCCATTGTTTTGAACATTGTTTTCGCTGTGAGTAATAAAATCACACTATTCTTCCAGCATTCAGTTTATCCATGTTGAATTTAGTAAGAGCATGAGGTAATTCACAGCCACCTTCTTTGTTTGGTTGAGTATGGACAGTCATGCCATTTTATCTGTCATAATTTAGACAAGCTGGCCTCCATCTTGATTTGAGAAAATTAGGTGAGATGTTTGTGCTGACAGGTGTTAAATTTGTTAAATCTGAATTAGTATTTCATTTATGTAAAATGgtaaacatttaaatgcaaattccATTTTCTCAGACATTATGTCATAGTACATTCTGGCATAGTGTCTTCTAGTGAAGAAGCAAAAAGCACAGATTCAACCAGTGAAACCATCTTCTTTCAGTCAGTCCTGGTAGGTCGTCTGAAGGTGAAGACAATGTGTGACGTGGTGTATGATGTCTTCTGTGGTCAGCATTTGTGGGTCAATCAATCATTCTTTTAGAATACAGTTGATGTTTCTTTATGAATGTTTATCTTGGATTATGGCACAGAGGACCACAACATCCAATCCTGtgtatttcaaacatttctgaCAGTCACAGTGGACTTACACCAGGGACTTGTATAACACTGTAAGATTAGTGTGTTAAACAGCTATCTTTGATATCAACTCAGGTTTTTTCAGGATATGAAGGTAGCTCACTTTAAACTGAGGTAGATCTCCATGGTAACTTGGTAATTCATGTCAGGTCACCTGCTCTGGAGCAGGTTAAAgttgcagtgtgtagaatttagtggcatatatatatgtatatatatatatatatatatatatatatatatagggagcgggtccccttccacagaggctgccatCTTGCATcttcatgtttctacagtagcccaaaaCGGACAAACCAAAAAACTGGCTCTACAAAGggtttttcacaatttttatgaatttcgtggccaccgtaggttctcctacaggTTTGGGAGGGGGGgctgtattcatttggttgcaatctgcaacctcaccgctagatgctactaaattctacacactggacctttacAATCAGAGAATCAGATCAAAACCTGCAGCCTGCCTGCTGACCAATGAGATTAGTGACAAAAGTCATTATTCCTACAGGATCCTGACAGGGACAAAATGCCTTTGTTGCACAATTAAGTGACAGGTAGTTAAGTGAAGGGAAACATTTGGAATATATATTTCCCTTTCCGTTTGTAACAAAGGCAACTCCTGCCTCTGCTAAAAAGTTAACCCACTCTCACTAGTGCCAGGTGCATCAAAATTTCCAACCCAGGACCAGCACCCTGTAATTTCGGTCTGACACACCCAGTTCGGTCAGGTTAGCTTTTAACAAAAGCTTTAATGTTCTCCTTCAGCCTCTTATCCCTGACTTCCAGCTTAAAATGCTTGGCGATTTTCAACAACTGTTCACGTGAGCAGCGCTCCAATAACTCTTCCGACGGCGCTCTCAAGAAATCCTCCAAACTAGCCATGACTTAGACACAGCACAGTTTACCTGCCCAAAACACACAACTGCTGATGCGACAAAACCAGGCTACAACTCCTACCTGCAGCCCACTGAGCTCACACAGCCCCAACATCACAGCAGCCCGTCCACCTAACTGCCTAACCAGAGTCTAACTAAGCCCCCCCTAGTCTTTAGGTGCTACGTGTGGGGGGTATTTACACACTTTAGCCCGACAGCCCGGTAAAGCAACCATAAAAATGGTGACGCACCTGCAGCTGCGGATGTGCCCCCGAGACAACTGCTCCTGCCACGTTCCCACCACACTTACCCCTGGGCCACACTGGATGCATGAGCAGCGTGTATGCgtcgcggaacctcttgcttttcatttcggtGCCCATTTTAATAGGTTAGAAAAGCCACAAAGCCTGCATGAGACACGCGTCTCACACGAGGCTGCTGTATCGCTTCATCTACAGATCCAaggtctcgcctattttctcTGCGTGACACACGCGGTTCTCAGCAGGAAATTGACAGGGAAATcgagaaagaaagacaggactgccagtggcagaagcgccgcagcagGCACGCTTCCTGTGTGGACGCTGCAAGCGTgtgagacgcagcagttcagcgacgcacacgcactgctgaggttcacgcatccagtgtgtcccaggcgtaaCGCCTGGATGCGTGGGCAGCGCATGTGCGTGTGCGTCGGGCAGTGTGGccgctctaacctgttaacatgggtgccgaaatgaaaagcaagacgTTCCGCGACGCACAcgcgctgctcacgcatccagtgtggcCCAGGGGTAACAACCCCCAAACGAATTCCAAAGGGAACCCGCTCTTAAGCCTAACAAGGGACAGAACAATGGCAATTTACTACGGCCGCGCACAGAACCGACAGAACTCTGAACCACACGCAAAAAACTCACCAGCATAACCAGCCTagcaacaaaagcaaaaacttCATCCAGATCAGCAACTCGCTACAGCAATTTACATTATTCCAAAACGACAAATAATTTACCACGTTTGTCAGTGGCTCCCAACACAGATTGCACAactcattcataaaacaaggcGCACAACTTACTACGCTACAGCTGATCTCCGACGTCACGCCAACCCCGGGTCAACAAAGATGAAACGAACCCCCATATGTCACAGCCCGGCTCATAAGCTGCGACAAATATGGCAGACCAGACGAGTTTGCCAGTTAGGACaggttgtatttatttacaaaataatacattaaaacgGAAAAAACGTGTAAGTCAGTAATCAgtggtgtttgtgtatgtgcatgtgcatcagcaacaaaaagacaaaacagctgagccgagccgagccgagccgagccgTGCtggaagaggaagggagagagggaggctcCGTGGAAGGCCAAGCTTTATACACGAGACCACATCGGGCCCAGGTATGGCTCATGAAGCCAATGACGAACCTCCACCCTGCCCGGGATCCTGCAAAACAAGAGGAAACCAGCAAACGAACCCAAAAACACAGGAACACCTAGTGGAGCGGAGGGGTCatcacaaaatgttaaatatttatagGCTCAATGATATGTGAcgttgaaaaaaacatataactGCCATCTGATTGGAAATAAATTAATTCAAACCACAACCCAATCTCTACTAAATTAGTTGAATAAAACCCAGGTGTAACACATAGGTGTAACAGGGACAGTTGATAACAGCTTTATGAAACCAGTTATCCAGGATCACCAATGTTAGACTCGGCGAAGTAGGTAACTTAAAATGATACACACTAACTCGAACAGTCCCCGGAGTTTCACTGTTAGTATCTAGAGGCTGCTCATTAGTGGCAAACTGAACATGACGTTAATCAGAACTCAGACTCAGATAGAAAATAACCAGAATTTTCCATTAAGATCCTTTCTTTGTGATGGTTAACATGTTCCCAcacttttaaataaatagttACAAAATTTAGCTGCTGTTGTCCCACCTCATACGCCTTTAGATGCTCAACAGCCAGAGACTGAGATTAAATTAAGACATGTATAGACATTAACAACACTTATAAAACACACAAGGGTTCCTACATGCTCATAAAATGGAAGATTCCGTGATTTCCCTTTTCTGTAGACTCACCCTGCAAATAACCGATGAAGTGTGTCTGAGTTCTTGATAGGACAGATGTTCATGGGTGTCCTGTGTGATACTCACCCAAATTCATTGTGTGCATCCTTGAGATCTAGCAAACATGCTGAATGCACTTCCTTTCTCATGAAACATTTCCAAATCTGATTTTTCTTAAAAGTTTGAAACCTGCACTATTTACGTCCATATTAATTAGCAAGCAgtcctcttcttccttgtctttgttggcacattgctgCATATCTACTGCCACCTGTTGGTCAGTGGAACAGTGAgaaaccattggcaggactGTGAATTGCACACCCACGAGGATGTGCATGCACAGGACAAACAAAATGGGCACCTActcatgtaataaataaataaataacaccaaaggaagaaaaaaatctccatAACACTTCTAGAggtaaaaaaaactccacttcCCTTAAGTCTAGTACAGTAATGACAGTGAAAAGTTTCTGGTATGAAAATAGGTTTGATAAATACTGACTGGTTTTTCATGTACAGGACAGTTACCGCTGACTAATAtttggtggggtttttttctgtcatcactGATATTTTGATGTGCAAGATACATCACAGTATGTCAGTTTAAAAGCCTCAGTGCTATTGATTTAAGCCAGATTGTGAGCTCTGCCAGGTATGTAAACCTTCCATCACTGTGAATGAGTCTTGTAGATAGTGCAGCCATTCCACAGAGATGAGTGCAATTGTCAGTTACTAGTACATTCCAGCAGTAGCACCCTGCCTTTCTTCAGGTAAGATGTAACAGCCTTTGCTGTAAACCACCGGCTCAAACTGTTGCAGTGGATTGTCTCCTCCATTCAGCAGTGGATCTCATAGGCGATCTGAGAGTCCATGAACAGGCCTGTGTGGTTAAGAAACATCCCTTCAGCCTCTGACGTGATCACAGGCTCagcttcccctccctccccagcCATTCTCCTCATGGTCCGTATGTCGCCctcctgttgctgctgtttgttgggAACCAGAGTAGGACTCATGGTCTGGCCCGGCCCAGAGGACAGGGTGTGGGTGGAGGTGTCAGATGGAGCAGGGCAACCCAGGTTGGTGGTGGAGACAGCTGTGGGTGGGGCAGGAGGCAGCACAGGCTTGGCCCTGTTAAGGACATACATCTCGTGGCCACGCTCATCACGGTACTCCTCTAGCTGGGCGAATGTGGTTGGGCCATCAGAGTAGTCATTAACGTACAAGATGCTCTCCTCCTGCAGGTTAAAATTCACCTTCATCACTTTCAGGTACAGTAATATACAATATCAAGGAAAAACTAGgggttttaatatttttcagttaCACTGAAAGGCACATATTTTCAGTCTAATCCGTGGTGGGAAGATGTTTGAAAAATATTATCATGCCAGGTACGGAAGTGCTAATGCATGAAGAAATTTCTAGGTAATGAGTTTATGTAATATATACACAAAGTAACTTATTTCATCATTCCTTCCACATTTATTCTAGTATTCTTGTAACCCTGCACACAcagattacagaaaaaaaattgacCTATATATAGACACTGTACTATGTATTGTAATGTTGTTCTACATCTATTGTTCTATATCTATTTTCATGACTACTTGCTTGCATATTTATGTTTACTTATCCTTGTTTAGCTTGTCCTGTACATTTGATTTTGGCACAGGCTGTTTGCTTAAACATATCTGTGGCCATTAAAGCTGATTCGGCTCAGAATATTACTTCAAGATAGAATATAGGGTAAAAATTGTAGTGTTGGTTATAAGTCCTGTCTCACTAGGGCTGAAAAGCCATAAAATtaaatcttgatttttttcaagcttGGGGTCAATTcacaatttttatatttttttccttgaaaCATGCAAGATTGAAACAGGACAACAACAAAGGTTTGTGTGGGCATGAACCTCATAGGTTACTGTTGTGACTCAAGGTTTAGTTTGTGTAACTAAAGCAGCGATCCTCTACATGACTTTctgactaaaaataaacttctCTGATaaagtacttgtacttgtacttgtagttgaacttaatgttttttctcctaTTCATCTAATTGCAACTTCTTTGTATCCATGGTTAGTATCTGATTTTGCTTCTCTGACCTGTGGCATTCCTCAACGGTCAATCCTGGGAcctgtcttgttttctcttcacaTGCTCCCTTTAGGGCTCACTATTTTGGCTCTTATCATGTATATGCTGATAATGTCCAGCTTTATGTATTGGGAAACTTTCTAATTTGGATGTTCTTCAGTAAAATCACAACTTTTACAGTTAATTCAAAATTCTGATGTTCGATTACTGACTAAGACTCCACAGAGTTCCCATATCACCCCACTACTGGCTTCCAACAAATTTAGGATTGAATTCAATATGCTTCTAACTACCTTTAAGTAACAATGTCCCTCTGGGGGTCAGGTCAGCAACTCTGCTGAGAGTTTTAAATCATAAGACCTGTTTATTCTCAAAGGTATTTTACTGACACTTGTCCTGATTTGttcttatcattttaaaaattcttaCGTCTttgattttaatatgttttcaaaTGCTTGttattgtcttcttttttactgttgttttttggtttgtgtaACTAAAGCATTTAATTTCCctggttttgaaaagtgctatataaataaaggtcaacttacttacttactagtCCACAAGCCCATAGGGTGGACATCTGAGTTCTGCCCTACACAGGATGATATTCTTGTAGTTTGTACTGGCTGCCATTAGATGTTACAAAAAGGTCCATATTACTGATTGTTCTTTGAAAggtttctttttccattttaggAACTCTTATCAGTAGTTAATTGTCAGATCATAGTTATTACATAAGTTCCAAAGGAAAGAGGTAATACAAACTGTGACTGTTGTTCCAAACATACTAGTTCCTCTCCCTTTTCAGGTTGgacattttgagacattttttcttgctaattttaaaaatctgccaTGTAATGTTgtaaagacaaataaacacacaccttcTCAGCTCCGTCAGCCTCCTTGTCTCGCTGGTGATGTCGGCTGTAGATCATGGCAACCAGCAGAAGAGCGGTCAGAGCCAGCAGGGAGATGCCCACAGCGATGGCGGTCTGAGTGGCAGCTCCCAGAGCACTGAAGGCCATGCTGCCCAGAGCGTACAGGGGCTCCCGGCTCACATCTGAGCCCAAAGCGGGACCATGACTCCTCAGCCGGGGCCAGGCAGGTGAGTATGGTGAGGACACCTGTGACCATGAGGCCCagatggaggaagaagaggaggatgaggaagtgGATGAGTTGATGGCAAGCTGAAAAGTGACCCTGGCCATGCCTCCTGCGTTCCAGGCTTCACATTCATAGAAACCAGCATGAGCTACAGTCACATTACTGAGAAACAGCATGCCGCTGCCGGTGTCAGGGTCAAAGCGCTCGTTGTCAGTCTTCTGCAGACTGACTCTGCCTTCCTCTGAAGGCTCCTCTGCTCTGCCCACTGCACCTCCTCCGGCACCCATCTCCTGAACCAGGCCTCTGGGAGACAGCATCAACTTACCCTGGGACGCCTTCCTCCAGGTCACCTGCAAATGTATTCAGTGTTTCATGATCAGTGGTCTTACTAAGGTTAAAGAAGTTTATCATCACATAACTTGCCATAATAAAATCAGACTCATGTAACATCTGCTAGCAACCTAAATTAAAAAGTCCACCATGGTTGAGCAGTCAGACAGGAAATATACTTCCATGTTAttcattacaataaaaaaactaaaaggtTTTTTCAAAGCTATAAGTTAACTAACAATTAAAGTCAGTTCGTCAAAAAGGAAACTGAaccactgtatatataaataaaatgataccATGGATTGATTACTGAATTGGCCAACTGG
Encoded proteins:
- the LOC121900111 gene encoding leucine-rich repeat-containing protein 24-like encodes the protein MMAVLLLPLLSLLLLSLQTPGQASPSCPVSCRCYSLTVECGSTGLQDIPKHVPASTQTIFLQDNVIGQIRRQDLTLLRHLHYLYLQNNTISAVEPGSFQNQGQLLELALNGNRIHLVTADMFQGLEHLRILYLAGNDIMRLLDYTFRGLQRLQELHLQHNSIEMLADQALVGLTSLALLDLSRNNLHTIGPVSLRPLVSLQVLRITDNPWRCDCALHWLRSWIDEEGQRLLSSAERRLVCTEPPRLSHLSLVEVPLNSLVCIPPLVQLEPRRLAVRLGESLRVSCHASGYPRPQVTWRKASQGKLMLSPRGLVQEMGAGGGAVGRAEEPSEEGRVSLQKTDNERFDPDTGSGMLFLSNVTVAHAGFYECEAWNAGGMARVTFQLAINSSTSSSSSSSSIWASWSQVSSPYSPAWPRLRSHGPALGSDVSREPLYALGSMAFSALGAATQTAIAVGISLLALTALLLVAMIYSRHHQRDKEADGAEKEESILYVNDYSDGPTTFAQLEEYRDERGHEMYVLNRAKPVLPPAPPTAVSTTNLGCPAPSDTSTHTLSSGPGQTMSPTLVPNKQQQQEGDIRTMRRMAGEGGEAEPVITSEAEGMFLNHTGLFMDSQIAYEIHC